The sequence tatatatatatatatatatatatatatatatatatagccaaaagtattcgctcacccatccaaataatcagaatcagttgttccaatcacttccatggccacaggtgtataaaatcaagcacctagcatgcagactgtttttacaaacatttgtgaaagaatgggtcgctctcaggagctcagtgaattccagcgtggaactgtgataggatgccacctgtgcaacaaatccagtcgtgaaattttctcgctcctaaatattccacagtcaactgtcagctgtattataagaacgtggaagtgtttgggaacgacagcaactcagccacgaagtggtaggccacgtaaactgatggagcggggtcagcggatgctgaggcgcatagtgcgaagaggtcgccaactttctgcagagtcaatcgctacagacctccaaacttcatgtggccttcagattagctcaagaacagtgcgcagagagcttcatggaatgggttcccatggccgagcagctgcatccaagccagacatcaccaagtgcaatgcaaagcgtcggatgcagtggtgtaaagcatgccgccactggactctagagcagtggagacgtgttctctggagtgacgaattgcgcttctccatctggcaatctgatggacgagtctgggtttggcggttgccaggagaacggtacttgtctgactgcattgtgccaagtgtaaagtttggtggaggggggattatggtgtggggttgtttttcaggagctgggattggccccttagttccagtgaaaggaactctgaatgcttcagcataccaagacattttggacaattccatgctcccaactttgtgggaacagtttggagctggccccttcctcttccaacatgactgtgcaccagtgcacaaagcaaggtccataaagacatggatgacagagtctggtgtggatgaacttgactggcctgcacagagtcctgacctcaacccgatagaacacctttgggatgaattagagcggagactgagagccaggccttctcgtccaacatcagtgtgtgacctcacaaatgcgcttctggaagaatggtcaaaaattcacataaacacactcctaaaccttgtggacagccttcccagaagagttgaagctgttatagctgcaaagggtggaccgacgtcatattgaaccctatggattaggaatgggatgtcacttaagttcatatgcgagtcaaggcaggtgagcgaatacttttggcaatatagtatatatatatatatatatatataatgtatgtatgttatACACACATGAAAATAATTGTCTAGAAGAAAGTGTGGCTGTTAAGAAAATATGTATGAATAAACGATCATATGTATAAAGATacttcttatatttatttaggaaATCCATATTGCTGTATGtttctcaataaaaaaaaaaccttttattatATTCAATTGCAGCTTTATTGACTAAATATTAAATCCATAGAGTAATCATTCCTTTGTAGTTAAGCGACaaatgtgaacaaaaaaaaatgaacatgccTTTTATATTCATACATAccccgatcaagcataacattatgaccacctgtcgaatattgtgttggttccccttttgctgccaaaacagccctgacctgtcatgcactgtgtattctgacacctttcgatcaggaccagcattaacttcttcagcaatttgagcagcagtggctcatctgttggatcggatcacatgggccagccttcactcctcacgtgcatcaatgagccttggccatctatgaccctgtcaccggttcaccactgttcctgccttggaccacttttgatagatactgaccactgcagaccgggaacaccccacaagagctgcagttttggagatgctctgatccagtcgtctagccatcacaatttggccctatgttaaactcgctcaaatccttacgcttgcccatttttcctgcctctaacacatcaactttggggACATgcttcctaatatatcccacccactaacaggtgccatgatgaggagataatcagtgttattcacttcacctctcagtggtcatgttatggctgaacaatgtgtgtgtgtgtgtgtgtgtgtatatatatatatatatatatataattatttgtttattatttacagtatCATTCATGTAATTAGTGCAAATGTGTATAAACGAGCAGATCTCGTGCTTTTCATTGAAATAAATGCCTTCTCAGTGTGACAAGATGTAGAAACTCAATCATAAACCAAGCAATCAAAGCAGTAGGTTAAAGATATAATCATGATCCATCATAATGGCATTACTTTATCAATAAACAGTGGCACTCTCAGCATGGTCAGTGTGCAGTGCAGTAGAGTCCAGTGCTCTGTTCAAGTGAGTTTTGGTCCGAGCAGACCCCATTCCAGAGCGAGCATTGCATGCGGAGGAAATCGCTCTTTGGGCTTCTTGAAGTTGTCCTTCTCTTTTCGTAGCACATGCAGAACCTCGATAGGGTCTGACTTCCCTGTGAACTTCTGCACGCTCTCCTCACTGTGCATGTTATACAGATGAACACAGGACAATAAGAATTACAGATACGAGCATGCACAAgccttatatttataaaaacaccAAATAAAGACATGTAGCTTAGGTTTTCTGAAggttaaacaccacacactttcAGATCATGCTTGGGGATGAGACAAATCTTTGACTAGACTAGTAGCCCAGTCTAGTTATCTTGACAAAATAAACTAATCAAGCTAATtgtgtaaataagtaagtaagtaaataaatttaaaaaaaacaaacagttggTTGTCTCTGTGGGTGAAATCTGGAGAAAATATATGGAAATGTTTATACTTAGTCCAATTTCTTAATGGCTAACCTCACCTTGGCCGTCTGCCTGCTGAGATCAGGACAGTGGCAGTCATTCAGCATAAAGGTCTCTAAAGCATCCTCAGGTGAGTAGACTGATGTGGATGAGGCTGTAAACTACATTTACACTATTATAATTTATACATGTTCCCACTTACAGTTTGAAATTAATGTTTTCCTATATGTAGATTAGTAATGTAGAGTTAGGTGTAGCGTCTTTCTGTGAAACTGGACTGAAATCTTTAAATGCCGTTTTCAGCCCTTTTCACATTTCCGTGTCCAAACCTTCAAACTTTATCTAGCAATAGATAgcaatagcctttatttgtcacatatacattacagcacagtgaaattctttctttgcatatcccatccttggaggttggggtcagagcgcagggtcagccacgaTACAGCGCcccaggagcagagagggttaagggccttgctcaagggcccaacagtggcaacttggcggtgctgacccttccagtcaacgacccagagccttaaccacttgagccaccactgccccttaGCTCTAATATCCCTAATATCTAATATCCCCAATatctaatattaatatatagcCCCTAATATCTACAGTTCTTAGAACATTATATAGTAGAAAATGTCACAGTTTGACCACGTGAAGGCTTTTCCCAGGCCACTATAAGATTTTGGagttattttattgcatttatttcattaagtggtcaCTTTTCATGCCACTGGATGCTGGTGATTTTTTTGTCAGCCTGcgtctattttttttaaagttcaaATGAAGTATGAATAAAGATGCACTTACGAGAGACGGAGGAACGGATTGTATTCAAATTCCTCCAGTAACGTTGACGGTACTGTCGGCTTGTCATCGTCGTCTCTTgcctaattaattaattagccacatttttttttaaaaaaccatatgcaacatatttacattttcagaGGACCTCTACTGAAATTGTGTATGAACTAATGTACATATATTccaatgaaagaaaaaagaccGACTTTACCCGAGCCCAGCTGAGCTTCTCCTTCACCCTCTCGTTCTCTGGTTCCACCAGCATCGCAAACTTCAGGTTTTTTATTGTGTATTCGTGACCACAGAAGACCTTCTGGAAAATACAATACTTTGTATGAGTGCAAAGAGATGAGCTCGAGCTGAAACATGGAGCAGGGGTTAATTCCTATTCTGACcatgtctttttatttcttaaaaatgtGGCAGCAGTGACATACTGTGTCCTGAGGCAGTGTTCCCAGCACCTCGGTCAGGTTGTGGTACATCTGCTCTGCTGTTCCCTCAAAGAATTTCCCACAACCACCCACAAACAGTGTgtcccctgtcaatcagagcagaCAGGACAACCACTTAGACATCAACtaactctctccatctctctcacacaaacaggGGGAGAAGCCAGGAATATACACGCTGGATAGGACATTCCTCCCTCATAAGGCAATTTCAAATATCACCTGTTCTTTGTACATTAACTAGAAGTGAACTTTAATCTAAACTTCCTGAACTGAACTGCTTTCATGCAAGTGACCACTGCCAAACCGGAACCCACATCAGAGCTAATgaccaaaatatttaaacaaaggCACATACCAGTGAACACCGCAGGGGAATCAGGGCAGTTGTCTTCCCACAGGAAGTAGCACATGTGTCCAGAAGTATGGCAAGGTGTGAAGAGGCACCTCACATTTATAGTGTTGAACTAGAGGGAAAAAGGCAACACACAAATctattgatttttctttttaatttggcttttttatttagaaaattgactgctttttatttaatgcttGACTCTTTAAAGTTTACAAAAGTAAATGTCGGCCTCAAAGGTCCAGAATGCAGTGTAGCTATACAATGCAGCTGCACTGAGTTACAGCAGAGACTATGTTCCTCTAGTTAGCGAATTTATGAAATAACAAGCATGATAGTGTTGATGGAGGATGGAGATATTATTAGGGAACCTGAAACTTTGCAACCTGATTCGTTTGAGGAGAATGTACAGATGTGAGGGTGAGAGATCTGAACAGACTAAAGgattaaagctctgctgcacCCCTGTGCTTTAAGTAAAGATGATAGAGATACCTTAAGCTCCTGGCCGTTAGTAACTTTGTGGGTCAATCCTGTGATGCGCTCGTCTCCTCCATACACTTGTAATTCAGGGAGGTCCTTCAGCAGAGCTTCATTGCCCCGTGCATGGTCCCTACATAGTGTACATCAAACACTGGGTGACGCATTCAACCTCAggatgatctctctctctctctctcacacacacacacacacacacacacagcagtgtgtgataAATGTCACCTACCAATGATGGTGAGTAGTCAGCACCGCTGTGAGTGTCACTCCTTCTCTGTTTACTATCTCAAGTAGCTGCCAGTGAAACACATTACATGGTTGGAGAATGAAAGCAGTGATTTATCAAACTGTCTAATATTGCTCTCTTACCCGGTGAGGCACAGCAGGATCTACAGCAATGGCTTCTTTACTTTGTTCATCTATAACCAAGTACATGTAGTTGTCCTCCAAAATGGAAATAACCTTCACTCTCATGGCTCAAGGCACTGCACTAGATCCAACAGTGTTGTAATTTTTAACATtaatctttcttcttctttttttaatgtagctTAATAGTCAGTCAAATAACATTCACTTGCTGTTGAGCAATAGTGGACGAAACCTAAACGGCTGCTTTCTCCCTACCTAGGTGCACTTGGTACTTGGGTATGAAACAATGCCTTATGCACTTCATTAAGTGCAATTCTTATCCAATGGGAAGTCGTTTGGACCTTAGACACCCAGTGACGTCACGCTTCCGGAATCGTAGCGGCGcagcaaatgaaataaaacaacaaattatTTAACCGATTCGTCTGAAATGACATAAGTCACATAAAGGATTTTTATAAGATTACAATATCTAATTTTTAAATAGTATATTTTCATGGTTCTTGACAGGGGAAGATTTTTGAGGATGCACCAGAATAAAGTACACTGTCTGGGAACCTGTGCGTTACAGGCCAGCATCACTTCATCTGCGTTTTGCGCTTCACTCACCGCTAAAATACGCAGTACTGAGCGCGCAGAGGGAcacaaaaagataaaaaaaaatagatttaagtTTCCTCgcaataattttaatatttttcttcaAGAATACATTTCTATCGTTTAACTTCAGAAtgctttaggttttttttttttttttttttaaataagcctATGTACTAAACAAggacaatatacactatattgccaaaagttttgggacatccctccaaatcattgaattcaggtgttgtttttcaggggttgggctcggccccttagttccagtgaaaggaactcttaatgcttcagcataccaagacattttggacaatttcatgctcctaactttgtgggaacagtttggggatgaccccttcctgttccaacatgactgcactccagtgcacaaagcaaggtccataaagacatggatgattgagtttggtgtggaggaacttgactggcctgcacctcaaccctatagaacacctttgggatgaattcaGAGTGGAGATtgcaagccaggccaaaactgggatgtctgcctttacatgctgTGGGAGTAATTTTGAAtggtttagagtgtttaaagtgtgtttgaatgttttaGAGTGTTTAAGGTGTATATGAATTCATTCTTGTTTGGGCATGTATAAAACAATTGGAATCTGGGGACAGCATGATTGGGTTGTCAGGCACTACCTCAATTTATTGATCACCTCTATTTACAGGTTTACTAATGAAGGGTTTAACACAACGTGTGGGATAAGAGGTTTGGGTATGTTTGTTAACTCTGGACTGAGATTGCACAGCCTGTGTAGAGTGATTTGGCAGGCCTTTTTAGTGGTAGACGAAACTTGGAGCAGTGTCCAGGGTCATTGAAGCCAACTATAGGTGTATGGGTACCTCGAGGAGGGGGAAAGTTGGGCCGTcagtcagaggtcagaggagataGAGCTGTGAGTACGTGAGAGAACGCAATTAAAACTGCAGGCTAgtgcaaatgtaaagaaaaatagagcAATAAATTAAACCCAAGCAATTAAAGACGGAGCAGAGGCCCCGAAACTCAACCATGCTGTCTTCAGAGGTCAGAGTGAACTGCTAAATGGAAAAAGCTAGAAAGTGCCACTGATAAGAGCAAAGATGtccattatttttatatgactGATCTCGAAAATCCAATTATAATGGAATGTGAAAGAGTTATAAATAAGAGATAATGGTGTCCAGAAGAAAAAAGATAAGTGGGATTTTCTCAGTAAAATCCTCAGAAAACTCAGagtttggtttgaatattatgaaaagataagagaaaagaataaaaggctatgttttgtgatgattatttcagaggttgttgggatgttcgttcgtgagcagctcaattcttgtaaccagcgctgattgcaaataaaaccttgtatctgcattcatccagtctgcatgaatcttctttagttagagtcctgcttgactgagctgtcgggtcaatgtggagtttggagtcagattttagcaAAGTATTAATTGAGTAGTCTTAAATAGAGCATTATAGTTTCggacaaaaaatattttccacaatgcacatgaatgtaatatggagttggcctaccatttgcagctataaccatcttcaactcttctgggaaggctttccacaagtttaaggagtgtgtttatgagaatttttgaccattcctctagaaacacatttgtgaggtcaggcactgatgttggatgagaaggcctggctcgcagcctctgctctaattcatcccaaaggtgttctattggaggactctgtgcaggtcagtcaagttcctccacaccaaactcgcaaACAAATATATTACAACAATAAAGTTAAAAGGGTTAGAAATGTAAAGATGTTGATTCACTCAGGCACTTTATTGATCACACTGAAATTTAatcatgtttgtgttttcacTTCTGAGAACTGAAAGTGCAAGGCAGGGTTCAGGTACAATAATAATTAGAGCATGGCAACTGTTGCCTCTATATGAAAGAATTTTAAAGATATGAATATCTCATCTGTCCATGCATACTATCTTGAAGCCTATAAATGCATTTTCTCTTATAACACAAAGATTATAAACACCTGGCATCTTAAACAGCCTTCTTCAAAtcgaaaacaaaaaaaataaaacattgcaCATTAAGACATTGGTATACTGATTAAGAATCCCTGCTTTCGAAATCACAACATACGTAAATACTCTGAGAAGATGTTAGTATTCTTTACACAGATTCTACAGGCAGCACTAATGAGTACCTTCAGCTTAGAAACTAGATAAGCTGCTTGCTGGAATTGATTTCACAAACCTTTAAGGTGCCATGTTTTCCCAGCGCTGaaacaatgaataaaattataaaagacTCTTAtatgatatattatatataataagcaACAGATGAGCCAAGTCAG comes from Hemibagrus wyckioides isolate EC202008001 linkage group LG02, SWU_Hwy_1.0, whole genome shotgun sequence and encodes:
- the hagh gene encoding hydroxyacylglutathione hydrolase, mitochondrial isoform X2, yielding MRVKVISILEDNYMYLVIDEQSKEAIAVDPAVPHRLLEIVNREGVTLTAVLTTHHHWDHARGNEALLKDLPELQVYGGDERITGLTHKVTNGQELKFNTINVRCLFTPCHTSGHMCYFLWEDNCPDSPAVFTGDTLFVGGCGKFFEGTAEQMYHNLTEVLGTLPQDTVFCGHEYTIKNLKFAMLVEPENERVKEKLSWARARDDDDKPTVPSTLLEEFEYNPFLRLSEESVQKFTGKSDPIEVLHVLRKEKDNFKKPKERFPPHAMLALEWGLLGPKLT
- the hagh gene encoding hydroxyacylglutathione hydrolase, mitochondrial isoform X1, yielding MRVKVISILEDNYMYLVIDEQSKEAIAVDPAVPHRLLEIVNREGVTLTAVLTTHHHWDHARGNEALLKDLPELQVYGGDERITGLTHKVTNGQELKFNTINVRCLFTPCHTSGHMCYFLWEDNCPDSPAVFTGDTLFVGGCGKFFEGTAEQMYHNLTEVLGTLPQDTKVFCGHEYTIKNLKFAMLVEPENERVKEKLSWARARDDDDKPTVPSTLLEEFEYNPFLRLSEESVQKFTGKSDPIEVLHVLRKEKDNFKKPKERFPPHAMLALEWGLLGPKLT
- the hagh gene encoding hydroxyacylglutathione hydrolase, mitochondrial isoform X3 is translated as MRVKVISILEDNYMYLVIDEQSKEAIAVDPAVPHRLLEIVNREGVTLTAVLTTHHHWDHARGNEALLKDLPELQVYGGDERITGLTHKVTNGQELKFNTINVRCLFTPCHTSGHMCYFLWEDNCPDSPAVFTGDTLFVGGCGKFFEGTAEQMYHNLTEVLGTLPQDTKVFCGHEYTIKNLKFAMLVEPENERVKEKLSWARARDDDDKPTVPSTLLEEFEYNPFLRLSLQPHPHQSTHLRML